In the Phaseolus vulgaris cultivar G19833 chromosome 7, P. vulgaris v2.0, whole genome shotgun sequence genome, one interval contains:
- the LOC137828717 gene encoding histone H2B.3-like gives MAAKGEKKPAEKKPAEKAPAPAEKTKAEKKIPKDATSGEKKKKKKAKSVETYKIYIFKVLKQVHPDIGISSKAMGIMNSFINDIFEKLAQESSRLARYNKKPTITSREIQTAVRLVLPGELAKHAVSEGTKAVTKFTSS, from the coding sequence ATGGCTGCAAAGGGCGAGAAGAAACCTGCGGAGAAAAAGCCTGCAGAGAAGGCTCCAGCTCCAGCGGAGAAAACTAAGGCGGAGAAGAAGATTCCAAAGGATGCTACCTCtggagagaagaaaaagaagaagaaggcaAAGAGTGTGGAGACCTACAAAATCTACATCTTCAAGGTACTTAAGCAAGTCCACCCTGACATTGGGATCTCCAGCAAGGCCATGGGAATCATGAACAGTTTCATCAATGATATTTTTGAGAAACTAGCTCAGGAATCTTCTAGACTTGCCCGCTACAACAAGAAGCCCACCATCACCTCCCGTGAAATCCAGACTGCTGTCCGTCTTGTCCTCCCTGGCGAGCTCGCCAAGCATGCTGTCTCTGAAGGAACCAAGGCTGTTACCAAATTCACCAGCTCTTGA